The Sulfuricurvum sp. genome contains a region encoding:
- a CDS encoding BRCT domain-containing protein encodes MNDKKIIPHKETGQPIVATISSARIAERNIDELIGLCKGMIADGSIVQAEADFLLHWMEANQNAAHQWPANILYSRVKEYLADGVLDETEKEELFTLLKQITGGENVADTVQSMASNLPLDTPPPDIEFENRIFCLTGTFTVGSRDNVTKLIESKGGKCVKAPTQKTDYLIIGIIGSRDWIHSTHGRKIEMAMELRNTSDVSIRIISEEHWIKFI; translated from the coding sequence TTGAATGATAAAAAGATTATTCCCCATAAGGAAACTGGTCAACCTATCGTCGCTACTATCAGCTCGGCAAGAATTGCAGAACGGAATATAGATGAATTAATAGGTTTATGTAAAGGTATGATTGCTGATGGTTCTATTGTCCAGGCAGAGGCAGATTTTTTACTTCATTGGATGGAAGCAAACCAAAACGCGGCACATCAATGGCCGGCAAATATTTTATACTCACGCGTTAAGGAATATCTTGCCGATGGTGTTTTAGATGAAACAGAAAAAGAAGAACTTTTTACACTTTTAAAACAGATTACAGGCGGTGAAAATGTAGCCGATACGGTTCAAAGTATGGCATCTAATCTGCCACTAGATACCCCTCCACCTGATATTGAATTCGAAAACCGCATTTTTTGTCTTACTGGGACATTTACCGTAGGTTCACGTGACAATGTAACCAAACTTATCGAGAGTAAAGGGGGAAAATGTGTAAAAGCTCCTACCCAAAAAACGGACTATCTTATCATAGGCATTATCGGTAGTAGAGATTGGATACACTCAACACACGGCAGAAAAATTGAGATGGCGATGGAGTTAAGGAATACAAGTGATGTTTCTATCCGTATTATTTCGGAAGAGCATTGGATTAAATTTATTTAA
- a CDS encoding TolC family protein gives MKPQYLTVISLFLLANLWGQEDTLSPQKRSLIQHQQEIIDAENEKLRTNWISPINLMGSYTYDKSASGSYHSDTENFSASLSQDIFRSGGITYQIEYADAKKRGDSILLNQQIASLNAQIFSSLLSYKKTALQCEQSKARLANKEIEIFIKRQLYEAGKSDITELNNALMDKSNEQKNYVLLTYTLADYRYEIAKISDINPDTFPLPIFKLIDKEDYLKSEWNIQAAYAQNETLENLYEVTKSNYLPKISLNADAGYRDYNPRELSGGYSGNFYSGGISMSIPITYNRSATIQQSKATAMEQTALIQDKRRELDASYNQTLERLKNYRSYIEIISKNLTLYDELIGATKAGVDAGVKTGYDFQTLKNTKSIEEIEIKINEINIQIELSKLHFSMNKESK, from the coding sequence ATGAAACCACAATACTTAACAGTAATATCACTATTTTTACTTGCAAATCTTTGGGGTCAAGAAGATACACTTTCGCCTCAAAAACGCTCCTTGATTCAACATCAGCAAGAGATTATCGATGCTGAAAACGAAAAACTCCGTACCAACTGGATATCTCCTATCAATCTTATGGGAAGTTATACGTATGATAAAAGTGCTAGCGGAAGTTATCACTCGGATACGGAAAATTTTTCCGCTTCGCTCTCTCAAGATATTTTTCGCTCCGGTGGAATCACCTATCAAATAGAGTATGCAGATGCAAAAAAGAGGGGAGATTCTATCCTCCTCAACCAACAAATAGCCTCTTTAAATGCCCAGATTTTCAGTTCGTTGTTATCGTATAAAAAAACTGCCCTACAATGCGAGCAAAGCAAAGCACGACTTGCCAATAAAGAGATTGAAATCTTTATCAAACGCCAACTTTATGAAGCGGGTAAATCGGATATTACCGAACTCAACAATGCCCTTATGGATAAAAGTAACGAGCAGAAAAACTACGTTCTCCTCACCTATACCCTCGCCGATTACCGATATGAAATAGCTAAAATCAGTGATATAAATCCCGATACGTTTCCCCTCCCGATATTTAAACTCATCGATAAAGAGGATTATTTGAAATCTGAGTGGAATATTCAAGCCGCCTACGCACAAAACGAAACGTTAGAGAACCTCTATGAAGTGACCAAAAGCAACTATCTCCCCAAAATCTCGCTCAATGCCGATGCTGGGTATCGAGACTATAATCCGCGAGAGCTTTCAGGTGGGTATTCCGGAAACTTTTACAGCGGGGGAATCAGCATGAGTATTCCCATTACCTATAATCGTTCCGCAACCATTCAACAATCCAAAGCAACCGCGATGGAGCAAACTGCCCTCATCCAAGACAAACGTCGGGAACTGGATGCCTCCTACAACCAAACGCTGGAGAGACTCAAAAATTACCGCTCCTATATCGAGATTATTTCTAAAAATCTTACCCTCTACGATGAGTTAATCGGGGCAACCAAAGCAGGTGTTGATGCCGGAGTCAAAACAGGCTATGATTTCCAAACACTCAAAAATACAAAATCGATTGAAGAGATTGAGATTAAAATAAATGAGATTAATATCCAAATCGAACTTTCTAAACTCCATTTTTCTATGAACAAGGAATCCAAATGA
- a CDS encoding PAS domain-containing protein, giving the protein MSKPIPHNGEVKFEGGNMITETDLHGRITYVNRLFIQMTGYTKEELIGKPHSIIRHPDMPKRCFDSMWNCIQQGFPWEGYVKNLRKDGAFYWVVVTVTPKYDTNGTLCGYIAVRKPPAKVSLAEVQEKYQQMLHSEMCEELSIQQAS; this is encoded by the coding sequence ATGTCTAAACCTATCCCTCACAATGGAGAAGTAAAATTCGAAGGCGGTAACATGATTACCGAAACGGATCTGCATGGAAGAATTACCTATGTTAACCGTTTATTTATCCAAATGACAGGCTATACAAAAGAAGAATTAATAGGAAAACCACACTCTATCATACGTCATCCGGATATGCCAAAACGTTGTTTTGACAGTATGTGGAATTGCATCCAACAAGGGTTTCCGTGGGAAGGTTACGTCAAAAATCTTCGTAAAGACGGTGCATTTTATTGGGTTGTTGTAACCGTTACACCGAAATACGATACTAACGGTACCCTCTGTGGATATATCGCAGTACGAAAACCACCTGCAAAAGTATCATTAGCAGAAGTACAAGAAAAATATCAACAAATGCTTCATTCTGAAATGTGTGAAGAGTTGTCTATCCAACAAGCTAGTTAA